From one Labeo rohita strain BAU-BD-2019 chromosome 8, IGBB_LRoh.1.0, whole genome shotgun sequence genomic stretch:
- the itgb4 gene encoding integrin beta-4 isoform X1, translating to MGGWALRLAVGIYVLMLAVTASRANEVNHCTAARAKTCSECIRIGTGCAYCPDEIFEYERCDLKENLQARKCSERMVTIQSSKKTEKNLQINKSLKYSQVAPQLMSMTLLPGEEKEVEMEVFEPARGPLDLYILMDFSNSMSDDLDNLKRMGDQLAQLVGNLSDDYTIGFGKFVDKVTEPQTDMRPAKLAEPWANSDPPFSFRNVITLTSNIDTFRQKLQRERISGNLDAPEGGFDAILQTAVCQKQIGWRDDSTHLLVFSTESAFHYEADGANVLAGILDRNDEQCHLTPDGNYTHDIRQDYPSIPTLVRLLVKHNIIPIFAITNHSYSYYKKLSEYFPIAELGQLQEDSANILNILEKAFENIRSKISIRAEDRPKAIEAKILSQSGTFSEFGSFKITPGEIGKFRVSLKALTHVGEEHVCNANQADRAGTLRVKPTTFSSAFKINTEVLCHTCDCEKTPVQNAARCNAHGDLVCGKCQCYDGWLGPFCNCTAGTSKDSKDTCTEPGKSNPCSSRGDCMCGTCVCYNPNQFEGPFCQFDKSQCQRFGGFLCNERGSCSMGRCVCAPGWTGSACECPISNQTCLDSKGGICNGRGVCKCGRCECEHSGLPLSPTCEANFQQQLGMCEAKRSCVQCQAWNTGERKGQKCKECSFKIVMVEELEEENKNVIETCSFRDEDDDCTYHYTVNYPLDITDKEHHVLVKKKKDCPPAGFLWLIPLIMFLMLLLGLLLLCCWKYCACCQSCLALLPCCGRGRMVGFKEDHYMLRQSLLTSDHLDTPMVRTGPPKSTDIVRWKVADNVHRGPNHPQNQIKPNPKETIQYPVSLRLNRQYSETLSNPEARDTDMLRREVEDNLNDVFLQIPGAQRVQKTRFRTQRNSGKRQNNTIVDTVLSAPRASYPDIVKLTDKQVQAGNFQDLKVVPGYYTVATDREAAGAVEFQEGVESVDVRVPLFIKDEDDEKKELLVQAVDVPVGIAKIGKDHVNITVIKEHARSIFTFLQPSYTYSRQDGVANIPISREIIEDGRTQVTYCTRDLTAKDKKDYISVDGDLSYAPGETQKTVPVKLLELGEGDGLLEDKQVKQFVMDLSNPRQGAKLGRYPRTTITIADKPEPSVVMFKKSTQTYNTTDPLYSIPVVRTRSQEGPTTVYWRTNKASRFDLSSPLKFAPGETEKNIVIDPRSYPSPIVPETFQLELFDPSNNAVIGERKTSVVNVIDGRGDGQMDFQKMEYVNQSATSPGGRLYSPTNIKAIATGPKNIRMIWNPSPNANGYKVKYWIYGDPEADAQVLDVKTPQAELTNLYPYCDYEMRVCGYNALGEGNYSDVIQCQTLEDVPGEPGRLAFNVISPTVTQVSWAEPAETNGVITAYEVIYTPIDEDKKPIGPSKKVMIDNPKKRMLLIENLQPSQTYCYKVRARNKVGWGPYRDATINLATQPTRPMSIPIIPDIPIVDAEAGDEYESYLMYSNEVLRSPTGSQRPSVTDLTDDQFVNGKWDQNFLFPGGSSSLSRNVSTSSSTYSHSTPRPGVTNHSSTTTYISGKGGSTTHTYDLRDGGLLTEEVIMRKRSDNRHYTDSDGVRDSIVMGNLSGGILDKLGLSSFSQSTTTSYSLSSRARTQSEDINDALQNLDSVLQDSRFNPGVPETPSRLVFSALGPTALKVSWQEPHCETDVLGYCVLYQLLSGGEVKRIEVKNPAQNSVMVQDLLPNHSYIFKVKAQSREGWGPEREGVITIESAVDPKSPLSPMPGSPFTLSTPSAPGPLIFTALSPDTLQLSWEKPRKPNGDILGYVVTCEQLHGGGDLRSFQVNGNAATSLTVSDLKENMPYKFKVQAQTTQGFGPEREGIITIESQDGGSMSQYSSHSLTKREVFNLPTEITSHSMFSEPFVSPDGMMMMSSRQITESGGTITRQVEMVQRGVMSSSTITKKVERQYYEA from the exons TGAACCACTGTACCGCTGCCAGGGCAAAAACCTGTTCAGAATGTATCCGGATCGGCACAGGATGTGCTTACTGCCCCGATGAG ATTTTCGAGTATGAGCGTTGCGACCTGAAGGAAAACTTGCAGGCCCGTAAGTGTAGTGAGCGTATGGTAACAATTCAGAGCagcaaaaaaactgaaaag aatctgcaaatcaATAAATCATTGAAGTACTCTCAGGTGGCCCCTCAGCTCATGAGCATGACGCTTCTCCCTGGTGAGGAGAAGGAAGTGGAGATGGAGGTGTTTGAACCAGCCCGTGGCCCTCTGGACCTCTACATCCTTATGGACTTCTCCAACTCTATGTCTGATGATCTGGACAACCTGAAGAGGATGGGAGACCAGCTGG CTCAGCTTGTTGGCAATCTGTCTGACGATTACACCATCGGATTTGGCAAATTTGTGGACAAAGTCACCGAGCCTCAGACAGACATGAGACCAGCCAA ATTAGCAGAGCCGTGGGCCAACAGTGACCCTCCGTTTTCATTCCGTAACGTCATCACTCTCACCAGCAACATTGACACCTTTAGACAGAAGCTTCAGCGAGAGCGCATATCTGGCAACCTGGATGCCCCCGAGGGGGGTTTCGATGCCATCTTACAAACCGCTGTCTGCCAG AAACAAATTGGCTGGAGGGATGACAGCACCCACTTGCTGGTCTTCTCCACTGAATCAGCTTTCCATTATGAGGCAGACGGTGCCAATGTTCTCGCGGGCATCTTGGATCGTAACGACGAGCAGTGCCATCTGACTCCAGATGGAAATTACACACATGATATTCGTCAAGACTACCCATCTATACCCACCCTAGTGCGACTTCTGGTGAAACATAACATCATTCCAATCTTCGCCATTACTAACCACTCCTACTCTTACTATAAG AAACTTTCTGAATACTTCCCAATTGCTGAGCTTGGACAGTTACAAGAAGATTCCGCCAACATCTtgaacattttagaaaaagcttttgag aatattcGTTCCAAGATCAGCATCCGTGCAGAAGACAGACCAAAAGCGATTGAAGCCAAGATACTCTCTCAGTCCGGCACTTTCTCTGAATTTGGCAGTTTCAAAATCACACCAGGCGAAATT GGTAAATTTAGAGTCAGTCTGAAGGCTCTTACTCATGTGGGAGAGGAGCATGTGTGTAATGCCAACCAGGCTGACCGTGCAGGAACCTTAAGAGTCAAACCAACCACCTTTAGCTCTGCCTTCAAAATCAACACTGAAGTGCTCTGTCATACATGTGACTGCGAAAAG ACCCCGGTTCAAAATGCAGCACGGTGTAACGCCCATGGAGATCTTGTCTGTGGGAAATGCCAGTGTTACGATGGATG GCTAGGCCCATTCTGTAACTGTACAGCGGGGACCTCCAAAGACTCCAAAGACACGTGCACCGAACCTGGAAAGTCCAACCCTTGCTCAAGCAGAGGAGACTGCATGTGTGGAACCTGTGTGTGCTATAACCCAAACCAGTTTGAAGGGCCTTTCTGCCAGTTTGACAAATCTCAGTGCCAGAGATTTGGAGGATTTCTCTGTAATg AACGTGGAAGTTGCAGCATGGGAAGATGCGTTTGTGCACCAGGATGGACTGGAAGTGCCTGTGAATGTCCCATCAGCAATCAAACATGTCTGGACAGCAAAGGG GGCATCTGTAATGGCCGTGGTGTGTGTAAATGTGGCCGTTGTGAGTGTGAACACTCCGGACTTCCACTGAGCCCTACTTGTGAAGCAAACTTCCAG CAACAATTGGGTATGTGTGAAGCCAAGAGGAGCTGTGTTCAGTGCCAGGCCTGGAACACCGGCGAGAGAAAAGGACAGAAATGTAaagagtgttcctttaaaatcGTCATGGTGGAAGAGCTTGAAGAAGAAA ATAAAAACGTAATAGAGACGTGCAGTTTCCGTGATGAAGATGACGACTGCACGTATCACTACACTGTGAATTATCCATTAGACatcacagacaaagaacaccaCGTCCtagtaaagaaaaagaaag ACTGTCCACCTGCAGGTTTTCTGTGGTTGATTCCTCTCATTATGTTTCTGATGCTATTACTTGGTTTGCTTTTGCTCTGCTGCTGGAAATACTGCGCCTGCTGCCAG TCGTGTCTTGCTCTTCTCCCATGCTGTGGCAGAG GTCGTATGGTGGGATTCAAAGAAGACCACTACATGCTGCGGCAGTCTTTGTTGACCTCTGATCATCTAGACACCCCAATGGTGCGCACCGGCCCACCCAAGAGCACAGACATTGTGCGCTGGAAAGTAGCAGACAATGTTCATCGAGGACCAAACCACCCACAGAACCAAATCAAACCCAACCCCAAAGAGACCA TCCAGTACCCTGTCTCTCTTCGTCTGAACCGGCAATATTCAGAAACTCTATCCAACCCTGAGGCCCGGGACACAGACATGCTCAGGCGAGAAGTAGAGGACAAC CTCAATGACGTGTTCCTGCAGATCCCTGGCGCACAGAGAGTGCAAAAGACTCGGTTTAG GACACAAAGAAATTCTGGAAAGAG ACAGAACAACACGATTGTGGACACGGTTTTATCTGCCCCTCGTGCCAGTTACCCAGATATTGTGAAACTGACAGATAAACAGGTTCAGGCTGGAAACTTCCAGGACCTGAAGGTGGTTCCAGGCTACTACACCGTAGCTACTGACAGAG AAGCGGCAGGTGCTGTGGAGTTTCAGGAGGGCGTGGAGTCAGTGGATGTCCGGGTTCCCCTCTTTATCAAAGATGAGGATGATGAAAAGAAGGAGCTGCTTGTGCAAGCCGTTGATGTTCCAGTAGGAATTGCGAAGATCGGCAAAGATCACGTCAACATCACTGTGATTAAGGAACATG CAAGGAGCATCTTCACCTTCCTGCAGCCGTCATACACCTACAGTCGTCAGGATGGTGTGGCGAACATCCCGATCAGTCGTGAAATCATAGAGGATGGACGGACACAGGTCACATACTGCACCCGTGACCTCACTGCCAAAGACAAGAAG GACTACATCTCAGTTGATGGAGATTTGAGCTATGCACCAGGGGAAACACAGAAGACAGTCCCGGTGAAACTTTTGGAGCTTGGGGAGGGAGATGGACTGCTGGAGGACAAACAGGTCAAACAGTTTGTGATGGATCTGAGCAACCCACGACAAGGGGCTAAACTGGGTCGCTACCCACGCACCACTATCACCATCGCAGATAAACCAG AACCAAGTGTTGTGATGTTTAAGAAGAGCACTCAAACTTACAATACAACCGACCCGCTCTACTCCATCCCTGTGGTGCGCACTCGAAGCCAGGAAGGTCCAACCACTGTGTACTGGCGCACAAATAAAGCCTCACGCTTCGACCTTTCCAGTCCTCTCAAATTTGCTCCTGGTGAGACGGAAAAGAACATCGTCATTGATCCTCGTTCGTATCCATCTCCCATTGTACCTGAGACCTTCCAACTAGAACTGTTTGACCCGAGCAACAATGCAGTCATTGGAGAGAGGAAAACCTCTGTGGTGAATGTCATCGATGGTAGAG GGGATGGGCAAATGGATTTCCAGAAAATGGAATATGTTAATCAGTCAGCCACGTCTCCTGGAGGACGCCTCTACTCTCCAACCAACATCAAAGCTATCGCCACCGGCCCTAAAAACATCCGTATGATCTGGAACCCCAGTCCAAATGCCAATGGTTACAAG GTGAAATACTGGATTTATGGAGACCCTGAGGCTGATGCACAGGTGCTGGATGTGAAGACTCCTCAAGCCGAGCTGACGAATCTCTACCCGTACTGCGATTACGAGATGCGCGTATGTGGCTACAATGCACTCGGAGAGGGCAATTACAGCGATGTCATCCAATGCCAGACTCTAGAGGATG TACCTGGTGAACCTGGTCGCTTGGCTTTCAACGTCATCAGCCCCACTGTCACTCAGGTCAGCTGGGCAGAGCCAGCAGAAACTAATGGTGTCATCACTGCATATGAGGTTATCTACACACCCATCGACGAGGACAAGA AGCCTATAGGACCTTCGAAGAAAGTGATGATTGACAACCCCAAAAAGCGTATGCTGCTCATTGAGAACCTGCAGCCTTCTCAGACCTACTGTTACAAAGTGCGTGCTCGCAATAAGGTGGGCTGGGGCCCGTACAGAGACGCCACAATCAACCTGGCTACACAACCTACCAGACCCATGTCAA TTCCCATCATTCCCGACATTCCCATTGTGGATGCAGAAGCTGGTGATGAATATGAAAGCTATCTGATGTACAGTAATGAAGTACTACGATCCCCGACGGGTAGCCAGAGGCCAAGCGTCACAGATCTGACTGACG ATCAGTTTGTAAATGGAAAGTGGGATCAGAATTTCCTGTTCCCGGGAGGAAGCAGTTCCCTTTCCCGCAACGTCAGCACCTCCTCATCCACGTACAGCCATTCCACACCCCGTCCCGGtgtgaccaatcacagcagcaCGACAACATACATTTCTGGCAAAG GAGGCTCAACTACACACACATACGATCTTAGGGATGGCGGACTTCTCACAGAGGAAGTGATCATGAGGAAGCGTTCTGATAACAGGCATTACACAGACAGTGATGGTGTGAGGGATTCTATCGTCATGGGAAACCTGTCTGGTGGGATTTTGGACAAATTAG GGCTCTCTAGCTTCAGCCAGAGTACAACTACCAGCTACAGCTTGAGCTCCAGAGCTCGTACTCAGTCTGAAGATATCAACGATGCACTGCAGAACCTGGATAGTGTGCTTCAGG ACTCTCGCTTCAACCCGGGTGTTCCTGAGACTCCGAGCAGACTGGTGTTCTCTGCTCTGGGGCCCACAGCCCTGAAAGTGAGCTGGCAGGAGCCCCACTGTGAGACCGATGTACTGGGCTACTGCGTCCTTTACCAGCTACTCAGTGGAG GTGAGGTAAAGCGTATCGAGGTGAAGAATCCTGCTCAGAACTCTGTGATGGTTCAGGATCTCCTGCCCAACCATTCCTACATCTTCAAAGTGAAGGCCCAGAGTCGAGAGGGCTGGGGTCCCGAGAGAGAGGGAGTCATTACCATTGAGTCTGCTGTCGACCCCAAGAGTCCACTGAGCCCAATGCCAG GATCCCCATTCACACTCAGCACTCCCAGCGCTCCAGGACCTTTGATCTTCACAGCTTTGAGTCCAGACACGCTGCAGCTGAGCTGGGAGAAACCCCGCAAACCCAACGGGGACATCCTGGGCTACGTGGTTACCTGCGAACAGCTGCATGGTGGAG GAGATCTTCGCTCCTTCCAGGTGAATGGCAACGCTGCAACTTCCTTGACTGTGTCTGACCTGAAAGAAAACATGCCGTACAAATTCAAAGTTCAGGCCCAGACCACGCAGGGCTTTGGACCGGAGCGAGAGGGAATCATCACCATTGAATCCCAAGATGGAG GCTCCATGTCACAGTACAGCAGTCATTCACTCACAAAGAGAGAGGTGTTTAACCTACCAACAGAGATTACTTCACACAGCATGTTCTCAGAACCCTTCGTGTCTCCAG
- the itgb4 gene encoding integrin beta-4 isoform X2, giving the protein MGGWALRLAVGIYVLMLAVTASRANEVNHCTAARAKTCSECIRIGTGCAYCPDEIFEYERCDLKENLQARKCSERMVTIQSSKKTEKNLQINKSLKYSQVAPQLMSMTLLPGEEKEVEMEVFEPARGPLDLYILMDFSNSMSDDLDNLKRMGDQLAQLVGNLSDDYTIGFGKFVDKVTEPQTDMRPAKLAEPWANSDPPFSFRNVITLTSNIDTFRQKLQRERISGNLDAPEGGFDAILQTAVCQKQIGWRDDSTHLLVFSTESAFHYEADGANVLAGILDRNDEQCHLTPDGNYTHDIRQDYPSIPTLVRLLVKHNIIPIFAITNHSYSYYKKLSEYFPIAELGQLQEDSANILNILEKAFENIRSKISIRAEDRPKAIEAKILSQSGTFSEFGSFKITPGEIGKFRVSLKALTHVGEEHVCNANQADRAGTLRVKPTTFSSAFKINTEVLCHTCDCEKTPVQNAARCNAHGDLVCGKCQCYDGWLGPFCNCTAGTSKDSKDTCTEPGKSNPCSSRGDCMCGTCVCYNPNQFEGPFCQFDKSQCQRFGGFLCNERGSCSMGRCVCAPGWTGSACECPISNQTCLDSKGGICNGRGVCKCGRCECEHSGLPLSPTCEANFQQQLGMCEAKRSCVQCQAWNTGERKGQKCKECSFKIVMVEELEEENKNVIETCSFRDEDDDCTYHYTVNYPLDITDKEHHVLVKKKKDCPPAGFLWLIPLIMFLMLLLGLLLLCCWKYCACCQSCLALLPCCGRGRMVGFKEDHYMLRQSLLTSDHLDTPMVRTGPPKSTDIVRWKVADNVHRGPNHPQNQIKPNPKETIQYPVSLRLNRQYSETLSNPEARDTDMLRREVEDNLNDVFLQIPGAQRVQKTRFRTQRNSGKRQNNTIVDTVLSAPRASYPDIVKLTDKQVQAGNFQDLKVVPGYYTVATDREAAGAVEFQEGVESVDVRVPLFIKDEDDEKKELLVQAVDVPVGIAKIGKDHVNITVIKEHARSIFTFLQPSYTYSRQDGVANIPISREIIEDGRTQVTYCTRDLTAKDKKDYISVDGDLSYAPGETQKTVPVKLLELGEGDGLLEDKQVKQFVMDLSNPRQGAKLGRYPRTTITIADKPEPSVVMFKKSTQTYNTTDPLYSIPVVRTRSQEGPTTVYWRTNKASRFDLSSPLKFAPGETEKNIVIDPRSYPSPIVPETFQLELFDPSNNAVIGERKTSVVNVIDGRGDGQMDFQKMEYVNQSATSPGGRLYSPTNIKAIATGPKNIRMIWNPSPNANGYKVKYWIYGDPEADAQVLDVKTPQAELTNLYPYCDYEMRVCGYNALGEGNYSDVIQCQTLEDVPGEPGRLAFNVISPTVTQVSWAEPAETNGVITAYEVIYTPIDEDKKPIGPSKKVMIDNPKKRMLLIENLQPSQTYCYKVRARNKVGWGPYRDATINLATQPTRPMSIPIIPDIPIVDAEAGDEYESYLMYSNEVLRSPTGSQRPSVTDLTDDQFVNGKWDQNFLFPGGSSSLSRNVSTSSSTYSHSTPRPGVTNHSSTTTYISGKGGSTTHTYDLRDGGLLTEEVIMRKRSDNRHYTDSDGVRDSIVMGNLSGGILDKLDSRFNPGVPETPSRLVFSALGPTALKVSWQEPHCETDVLGYCVLYQLLSGGEVKRIEVKNPAQNSVMVQDLLPNHSYIFKVKAQSREGWGPEREGVITIESAVDPKSPLSPMPGSPFTLSTPSAPGPLIFTALSPDTLQLSWEKPRKPNGDILGYVVTCEQLHGGGDLRSFQVNGNAATSLTVSDLKENMPYKFKVQAQTTQGFGPEREGIITIESQDGGSMSQYSSHSLTKREVFNLPTEITSHSMFSEPFVSPDGMMMMSSRQITESGGTITRQVEMVQRGVMSSSTITKKVERQYYEA; this is encoded by the exons TGAACCACTGTACCGCTGCCAGGGCAAAAACCTGTTCAGAATGTATCCGGATCGGCACAGGATGTGCTTACTGCCCCGATGAG ATTTTCGAGTATGAGCGTTGCGACCTGAAGGAAAACTTGCAGGCCCGTAAGTGTAGTGAGCGTATGGTAACAATTCAGAGCagcaaaaaaactgaaaag aatctgcaaatcaATAAATCATTGAAGTACTCTCAGGTGGCCCCTCAGCTCATGAGCATGACGCTTCTCCCTGGTGAGGAGAAGGAAGTGGAGATGGAGGTGTTTGAACCAGCCCGTGGCCCTCTGGACCTCTACATCCTTATGGACTTCTCCAACTCTATGTCTGATGATCTGGACAACCTGAAGAGGATGGGAGACCAGCTGG CTCAGCTTGTTGGCAATCTGTCTGACGATTACACCATCGGATTTGGCAAATTTGTGGACAAAGTCACCGAGCCTCAGACAGACATGAGACCAGCCAA ATTAGCAGAGCCGTGGGCCAACAGTGACCCTCCGTTTTCATTCCGTAACGTCATCACTCTCACCAGCAACATTGACACCTTTAGACAGAAGCTTCAGCGAGAGCGCATATCTGGCAACCTGGATGCCCCCGAGGGGGGTTTCGATGCCATCTTACAAACCGCTGTCTGCCAG AAACAAATTGGCTGGAGGGATGACAGCACCCACTTGCTGGTCTTCTCCACTGAATCAGCTTTCCATTATGAGGCAGACGGTGCCAATGTTCTCGCGGGCATCTTGGATCGTAACGACGAGCAGTGCCATCTGACTCCAGATGGAAATTACACACATGATATTCGTCAAGACTACCCATCTATACCCACCCTAGTGCGACTTCTGGTGAAACATAACATCATTCCAATCTTCGCCATTACTAACCACTCCTACTCTTACTATAAG AAACTTTCTGAATACTTCCCAATTGCTGAGCTTGGACAGTTACAAGAAGATTCCGCCAACATCTtgaacattttagaaaaagcttttgag aatattcGTTCCAAGATCAGCATCCGTGCAGAAGACAGACCAAAAGCGATTGAAGCCAAGATACTCTCTCAGTCCGGCACTTTCTCTGAATTTGGCAGTTTCAAAATCACACCAGGCGAAATT GGTAAATTTAGAGTCAGTCTGAAGGCTCTTACTCATGTGGGAGAGGAGCATGTGTGTAATGCCAACCAGGCTGACCGTGCAGGAACCTTAAGAGTCAAACCAACCACCTTTAGCTCTGCCTTCAAAATCAACACTGAAGTGCTCTGTCATACATGTGACTGCGAAAAG ACCCCGGTTCAAAATGCAGCACGGTGTAACGCCCATGGAGATCTTGTCTGTGGGAAATGCCAGTGTTACGATGGATG GCTAGGCCCATTCTGTAACTGTACAGCGGGGACCTCCAAAGACTCCAAAGACACGTGCACCGAACCTGGAAAGTCCAACCCTTGCTCAAGCAGAGGAGACTGCATGTGTGGAACCTGTGTGTGCTATAACCCAAACCAGTTTGAAGGGCCTTTCTGCCAGTTTGACAAATCTCAGTGCCAGAGATTTGGAGGATTTCTCTGTAATg AACGTGGAAGTTGCAGCATGGGAAGATGCGTTTGTGCACCAGGATGGACTGGAAGTGCCTGTGAATGTCCCATCAGCAATCAAACATGTCTGGACAGCAAAGGG GGCATCTGTAATGGCCGTGGTGTGTGTAAATGTGGCCGTTGTGAGTGTGAACACTCCGGACTTCCACTGAGCCCTACTTGTGAAGCAAACTTCCAG CAACAATTGGGTATGTGTGAAGCCAAGAGGAGCTGTGTTCAGTGCCAGGCCTGGAACACCGGCGAGAGAAAAGGACAGAAATGTAaagagtgttcctttaaaatcGTCATGGTGGAAGAGCTTGAAGAAGAAA ATAAAAACGTAATAGAGACGTGCAGTTTCCGTGATGAAGATGACGACTGCACGTATCACTACACTGTGAATTATCCATTAGACatcacagacaaagaacaccaCGTCCtagtaaagaaaaagaaag ACTGTCCACCTGCAGGTTTTCTGTGGTTGATTCCTCTCATTATGTTTCTGATGCTATTACTTGGTTTGCTTTTGCTCTGCTGCTGGAAATACTGCGCCTGCTGCCAG TCGTGTCTTGCTCTTCTCCCATGCTGTGGCAGAG GTCGTATGGTGGGATTCAAAGAAGACCACTACATGCTGCGGCAGTCTTTGTTGACCTCTGATCATCTAGACACCCCAATGGTGCGCACCGGCCCACCCAAGAGCACAGACATTGTGCGCTGGAAAGTAGCAGACAATGTTCATCGAGGACCAAACCACCCACAGAACCAAATCAAACCCAACCCCAAAGAGACCA TCCAGTACCCTGTCTCTCTTCGTCTGAACCGGCAATATTCAGAAACTCTATCCAACCCTGAGGCCCGGGACACAGACATGCTCAGGCGAGAAGTAGAGGACAAC CTCAATGACGTGTTCCTGCAGATCCCTGGCGCACAGAGAGTGCAAAAGACTCGGTTTAG GACACAAAGAAATTCTGGAAAGAG ACAGAACAACACGATTGTGGACACGGTTTTATCTGCCCCTCGTGCCAGTTACCCAGATATTGTGAAACTGACAGATAAACAGGTTCAGGCTGGAAACTTCCAGGACCTGAAGGTGGTTCCAGGCTACTACACCGTAGCTACTGACAGAG AAGCGGCAGGTGCTGTGGAGTTTCAGGAGGGCGTGGAGTCAGTGGATGTCCGGGTTCCCCTCTTTATCAAAGATGAGGATGATGAAAAGAAGGAGCTGCTTGTGCAAGCCGTTGATGTTCCAGTAGGAATTGCGAAGATCGGCAAAGATCACGTCAACATCACTGTGATTAAGGAACATG CAAGGAGCATCTTCACCTTCCTGCAGCCGTCATACACCTACAGTCGTCAGGATGGTGTGGCGAACATCCCGATCAGTCGTGAAATCATAGAGGATGGACGGACACAGGTCACATACTGCACCCGTGACCTCACTGCCAAAGACAAGAAG GACTACATCTCAGTTGATGGAGATTTGAGCTATGCACCAGGGGAAACACAGAAGACAGTCCCGGTGAAACTTTTGGAGCTTGGGGAGGGAGATGGACTGCTGGAGGACAAACAGGTCAAACAGTTTGTGATGGATCTGAGCAACCCACGACAAGGGGCTAAACTGGGTCGCTACCCACGCACCACTATCACCATCGCAGATAAACCAG AACCAAGTGTTGTGATGTTTAAGAAGAGCACTCAAACTTACAATACAACCGACCCGCTCTACTCCATCCCTGTGGTGCGCACTCGAAGCCAGGAAGGTCCAACCACTGTGTACTGGCGCACAAATAAAGCCTCACGCTTCGACCTTTCCAGTCCTCTCAAATTTGCTCCTGGTGAGACGGAAAAGAACATCGTCATTGATCCTCGTTCGTATCCATCTCCCATTGTACCTGAGACCTTCCAACTAGAACTGTTTGACCCGAGCAACAATGCAGTCATTGGAGAGAGGAAAACCTCTGTGGTGAATGTCATCGATGGTAGAG GGGATGGGCAAATGGATTTCCAGAAAATGGAATATGTTAATCAGTCAGCCACGTCTCCTGGAGGACGCCTCTACTCTCCAACCAACATCAAAGCTATCGCCACCGGCCCTAAAAACATCCGTATGATCTGGAACCCCAGTCCAAATGCCAATGGTTACAAG GTGAAATACTGGATTTATGGAGACCCTGAGGCTGATGCACAGGTGCTGGATGTGAAGACTCCTCAAGCCGAGCTGACGAATCTCTACCCGTACTGCGATTACGAGATGCGCGTATGTGGCTACAATGCACTCGGAGAGGGCAATTACAGCGATGTCATCCAATGCCAGACTCTAGAGGATG TACCTGGTGAACCTGGTCGCTTGGCTTTCAACGTCATCAGCCCCACTGTCACTCAGGTCAGCTGGGCAGAGCCAGCAGAAACTAATGGTGTCATCACTGCATATGAGGTTATCTACACACCCATCGACGAGGACAAGA AGCCTATAGGACCTTCGAAGAAAGTGATGATTGACAACCCCAAAAAGCGTATGCTGCTCATTGAGAACCTGCAGCCTTCTCAGACCTACTGTTACAAAGTGCGTGCTCGCAATAAGGTGGGCTGGGGCCCGTACAGAGACGCCACAATCAACCTGGCTACACAACCTACCAGACCCATGTCAA TTCCCATCATTCCCGACATTCCCATTGTGGATGCAGAAGCTGGTGATGAATATGAAAGCTATCTGATGTACAGTAATGAAGTACTACGATCCCCGACGGGTAGCCAGAGGCCAAGCGTCACAGATCTGACTGACG ATCAGTTTGTAAATGGAAAGTGGGATCAGAATTTCCTGTTCCCGGGAGGAAGCAGTTCCCTTTCCCGCAACGTCAGCACCTCCTCATCCACGTACAGCCATTCCACACCCCGTCCCGGtgtgaccaatcacagcagcaCGACAACATACATTTCTGGCAAAG GAGGCTCAACTACACACACATACGATCTTAGGGATGGCGGACTTCTCACAGAGGAAGTGATCATGAGGAAGCGTTCTGATAACAGGCATTACACAGACAGTGATGGTGTGAGGGATTCTATCGTCATGGGAAACCTGTCTGGTGGGATTTTGGACAAATTAG ACTCTCGCTTCAACCCGGGTGTTCCTGAGACTCCGAGCAGACTGGTGTTCTCTGCTCTGGGGCCCACAGCCCTGAAAGTGAGCTGGCAGGAGCCCCACTGTGAGACCGATGTACTGGGCTACTGCGTCCTTTACCAGCTACTCAGTGGAG GTGAGGTAAAGCGTATCGAGGTGAAGAATCCTGCTCAGAACTCTGTGATGGTTCAGGATCTCCTGCCCAACCATTCCTACATCTTCAAAGTGAAGGCCCAGAGTCGAGAGGGCTGGGGTCCCGAGAGAGAGGGAGTCATTACCATTGAGTCTGCTGTCGACCCCAAGAGTCCACTGAGCCCAATGCCAG GATCCCCATTCACACTCAGCACTCCCAGCGCTCCAGGACCTTTGATCTTCACAGCTTTGAGTCCAGACACGCTGCAGCTGAGCTGGGAGAAACCCCGCAAACCCAACGGGGACATCCTGGGCTACGTGGTTACCTGCGAACAGCTGCATGGTGGAG GAGATCTTCGCTCCTTCCAGGTGAATGGCAACGCTGCAACTTCCTTGACTGTGTCTGACCTGAAAGAAAACATGCCGTACAAATTCAAAGTTCAGGCCCAGACCACGCAGGGCTTTGGACCGGAGCGAGAGGGAATCATCACCATTGAATCCCAAGATGGAG GCTCCATGTCACAGTACAGCAGTCATTCACTCACAAAGAGAGAGGTGTTTAACCTACCAACAGAGATTACTTCACACAGCATGTTCTCAGAACCCTTCGTGTCTCCAG